CTTGGCGTAGGCGACCGCGGTTTCATAGCCGACATCCGTATGGCCGAGGCTGACGACGACGCCGGCGTCAGTAAGCGCCCGCACCTGCTCCTTCGTGGCGTTTTCCGGCGCCACGGTCACCATCAGGACACCGAGCGCCCTGGCGCAATCGAGCATTTCGGCGAGATCGGCGTCGTCCATCGGGCGGATCAGTTTCGGATCGTGCGCACCCTTGCGCACGACCGAAAGATGCGGGCCTTCGAGATGCAGCCCGAGGAAACCGGGCACGCCGGCAGCCTTGGCCTCAAGGCCGGCCTTGATGGTGGCGCTTCTGATTTCGCGCGTATCGGTGATCAGCGTCGGCAGAAGTGCCGTCGTGCCGAACTTGGCATGGGCCGAGCAGATCTGCCGGATGCCTTCGACCGTCGGCTCCTCGTTCAGAAGCGCACCACCGCCGCCGTTGACCTGCAGGTCGATGAACCCCGGCACCAGAAGCATGCCGTGAGCATCGATCCGCTCGGCGTCGGCGGGAACGTCGGCTGACGCCACGATCGCCTTGACCCTGCCGGCCTCGATCACGAGGGCGCAGCCGTCGTGCCATTCGACGCCGTCGAACAGGCGGGCGCCGGTGATTGCCTTCCTCTCGCTCATCTCGTCTCCGTTACCTTCTTGAGGCTTGCGGGCGCATCGGGGTTGAGACCGCGCGAACGCGACCAGGCCTCGACGAAGCCGTAGAACGGCAGGATCAGCGTCAGCGCGTCGGTGATCGGGTGGCCGGTCTCGACGAAGGGCAGACGCTTGGCCTTGGCGGCGAGGTTCGAAGTAGCATGAACCACCGCGCCCTTTTCCGCCATACCGTCGGCGATGCCGGCGACCGAGGTCTCGGCCGCATCGCGAGCCGCGAGCGTCAGCACCGGGAACTTGGCGCCGACGAGCGCCACGGGTCCGTGCAGCACTTCAGCCGCGGAGTAAGCTTCCGCGTGCATGCCGGAGGTTTCCTTGAACTTCAGTGCCGCTTCGCTGGCGATGGCGAGCGCCGGGCCTCGGCCGAGCACGTAGAGCGATTCGGCTTCGCCGAGATCGTCGGCAAAGGCCTGCCAGTCGAGCTTGACGGCCTTGGCAAACTGGTTCGGCAGGTCGGCGACCGCACGCTGAAGCGCCGCATCACCGGTCCACTCGCCGAGCACGGCAAGGCCGGCGACGATCGAGTTGACATAGGACTTGGTGGCGGCGACGGCGAATTCCGGACCGGCCAGGATGTCGAGCGGGTTGGTGCAAGCCTCGGAAATCGGCGAGGGCAGCGTGTTGGTAAGCGCGATCGAGACCGCGCCGGCATCGGTGGCAGCCTTCGCCATGGCGACGATGTCAGGGCTCTTGCCCGACTGCGAAATCGCGATCGCTGCGGCGCCGCCGAGCTTCAGCTTGGCACCGTAGATCGAGGCGAGCGACGGGCCGAGCGAGGCGACGGGCACGCCGGCCTGCAGCTCGATCGCATATTTGAGGAACAGCGCCGCATGGTCGGAGGAGCCGCGGGCGATGGTGACGAGGAAGGCCGGATCCTTGGCGCGGAGTGCCGCGCCGGCAGCCTTGAGCTGGTCGGCGGAGCGTTCCAGCAGACGCTGGGCGGCTTCGGGGATCTCGTCGATTTCTCGGCGCATATTGGTCTGCATGGTCAATTCCCTTTCTTGGCGGAGCCGTCGCTTTAGGATTCCGACAGCGTCAGTTCCGCGACAAAGTCATAGGCATCGCCCCGGTAGAGCGAGCGGGTGAATTCGACGACGCGTCCCGATGCGAGATAGGAAACACGTTCGATGGAAAGGCCGGCCGAACCGACGGCGACGCCCAGCATCGAGGCATCCGGATCCTTGATGTTGCAGGCGGAGATACGCTGCACGGCGCGAACCGGTCGCGAGCGAGTCTTGTCGAGCGCAGTATAGAGCGACGAGGTGACGGCCTGCGGGTCCGGCAGGAACTCCGCCGAAATGCTGGCGCGTTCGATCGCAAGCGGCATGTCGTCGGCGATGCGTAGGCGCCCGAGGCGGGCGACCAGCGCGTCGGCCGGAAGGCCGAGCGCCATCATTTCATCCGGCGAGGGATGAAACAGGCCGCGCTCCAGCCAGCGGGCATGGGTGTTCAGGCCACGGCGGGCCATGTCCTCGGTGAACGAGGTCAGCCGCGACAACGACTGCTGCACCTTGGAGACCGGCTTGACGACGAAGGTGCCGGAGCCGTGGCGGCGAACCAGCAGCCCGTCGCGCACGAGATCGTCCACCGCCTTGCGCACGGTGACGCGGCTGATATTGGCGTAGTCGGCAAGGTCGCGCTCCGGCGGCAGAGCGTCGCCGTGATTGAGCTTGCCCGACTGGATCGCGTCTTCGAGCGATTGCCTGAGCTTGAGATAGAGCGGCCCCGACCCTCCGGACTGCAGGCCCTCGAGCGGCAGAATGGAAGCGAGCTGGTGCGTCATGCCCCTGCCCTCGCCTGGGTGCCGAAACGCTGGGCGGCAACGGCGACCGATCCGGTCAGCGCGTCGGCCTCCGCTTCGACGAGCAAGGCCTGATGCCGATCGGCAAGCCAGGGGCGATAGAGCGGCGCCAATCCACCGAGAAGGCACAATCTGTCGCAGCCCCTTGCGACGACGACATCAAGTGCCTCGTCCACTGTAAGCGCGGCGGCCTTCAGGATGCGCACGGCAACCGGATCACCGGATGCGGCCCCCTCGAACACGCGCGGCGCATAGCGGCCGAATTCGCCGGGCTTGGCGAGGCGGGCGAAATCGACGACGTCCCGCGCGTCGTTGTTGAATTCGGCAAGGACCGATGCCGTCACCGCCGAGGCTTCATGAATATTGTCGAAGGCAAGCAGGCTTTCCTGCAGAAGCGCGTGGCCGATGCGGGCGCCGCTGCCATGGTCACCGATGGTGAAGCCCCAACCGCCGACATAGCTGACGGTTTCGCCCTGGCGCAGGATATAGATGCTGCCGGTACCGAGAATGGCGACCGCGCCGTCACGATTGCCGAGCGCGCCCTGGAGGGCGATCAAGCCATCGGATTCGATATCGGCGGCGGCGAACGGAAGGCGGCGCTTCACATAATGCACGGCGTCGCCGACATTGTGCCCGGCGACACCGACGATCGCCTTGGCGGCGCTAATACCCAGGGGATCAAGGCCCGCCTCTACGAAAGCGGCGCGTGCGGCCTCACCGATATTGGCAAGCGCGGTTTCCGGATCCGTCAGGATATTGGCGGCGCCGGACTTGCCGCGCCCGAGAATGCGCCCGTCCGCCGTTGCCACGGCAGCCCGGCAGCTCGTTCCGCCGCCATCGATTCCGATCAGGTAATTTGCCATGAGCACCTCCGCCCATTGAGGATACCAAAAAAATACCAATATCCAAGCCTGAATCCGCCCACCGTTTCGATTTCGTTGCAATACGTTGAAATCTAAGGGCTAATTTAGCTGTTTAGTTTTTTCAGGCGCCAAAACTTAAATTCTGCTGGACAATTGGTATTTTTTTGGCATTAATTTGACCAAGAGGAGACACAACCCATGCCGTCAGCCAAGACCGAAGAGCGCCACGACAACGCCAAAGGCCTGGATCTTATGCATCCGGCGCTGGCGCTCCGGCTGCTCGCGTCCGGCCAGCAGGCGGCCGCCAAGGCCGTCGACGCGGCGATCGAGTCGATCTCGGCTGCCGCATCGATCGCGGCCGAATCCCTCGCATCCGGCCGGCGTCTCGCCTATGCCGGCGCCGGCAGTTCCGGCCTGATGGCCATGGCCGACGCGCTCGAACTGCCCGGCACCTACGGCATTGCCCAGGACCAGATCGTCGTTCTGCTTGCCGGCGGCACCGCCAGTCTCAGCGACCTTGCGGGCGGCTACGAAGACGACATGGACCTTGCCCGTGAAGACGTGCGCAAGGCCGGCATCGGCGCGGGCGACTGCCTCGTTTCCGTTTCCGCCAGCGGCTCCACCCCTTACGCGCTTGCTGCGGCCGACGAGGCCCGCAAGCTCGGCGCCAAGGTGATCGGGGTCGCCAACAATCCGGGTGCGGCGCTGTTCAAGGACGCCGACGTGTCGATCCTTCTGCAGACTCCGCCGGAAGTGGTTTCCGGCTCGACCCGCATGGGCGCCGGCACCGCGCAGAAGATCGCCTTCAACATGTTCTCGACGCTGGTCGGCATTCAGCTCGGCCACGTGCTCGACGGCCACATGGTCAACCTGCGCGCCGACAATATCAAGCTGCACGGCCGCGCAATCCGCATCGTTACCGACATTACCGGCATCAGCGCTGCCGAGGCCGGCCGGCTGATCAACATGGCCTCCGGCTCGGTCAAGGTCGCGATCCTGCTCGCCTCTGGCGCAAAGGACGTTGCGGTCGCGGAGGCGGCACTGAAAGAGACCAGGCAGAATCTGCGCCAAGCGATCGACATCGTCTCGGCCTGAGTAATTCCGGGATCCAAACCGCGCCGGAGGGCGCTTATAAAGAGGGAGAAACTGCATGATCCGTACGACAATCAAAGGCCTGCTGCTCGCTTCGAGCATTCTCGGCACGGCCGGGCTGGCGCACGCCGAGGACGTGACGCTGACCATCGAAAGCTGGCGCAACGACGACCTGGCGATCTGGCAGGAAAAGCTGATCCCGGCGTTCGAAGCCAAGCACCCGGGCATCAAGGTCAAGTTCGCGCCGACCGCGCCGACCGAGTACAACGCCGCACTCAACGCCAAGCTCGACGCCGGCTCCGCAGGCGATCTCATCACCTGCCGTCCGTTCGACGCCTCGCTCGAGCTTTACAACAAGAAGCACCTCGCTGACCTGACGGGTCTGGCCGGCATGGAGAACTTCTCGCCGGTCGCCAAGTCCGCCTGGACCACCGACGACGGCAAGGCCACATTCTGCGTGCCGATGGCTTCGGTCATCCACGGCTTCATCTACAACAAGGACGCCTTCGACCAGCTCGGCATCCAGATCCCGACGACGGAAGCGGAATTCTTCGCCGCCCTCGACAAGATCAAGGCCGACGGCAACTACATCCCGATGGCGATGGGCACCAAGGACCTCTGGGAAGCCGCGACCATGGGCTACCAGAACATCGGCCCGACCTACTGGAAGGGTGAAGAAGGCCGCGCCAAGCTGATCAAGGGCGAAGAGAAGCTGACCGACGACGCATGGGTCGAGCCCTATCGCGTTCTTGCCAAGTGGAAGGATTATCTCGGCGACGGCTTCGAAGCACAGACCTATCCGGACAGCCAGAACCTCTTCACGCTCGGCCGCGCTGCAATCTACCCGGCCGGCTCGTGGGAAATCGGCCTGTTCAACACGCAGGCCCAGTTCAAGATGGGTGCCTTCCCGCCGCCGGTGAAGAACGCCGGTGACGCCTGCTACATCTCCGACCACAACGACATCGGTGTCGGCCTGAACGCCAAGAGCGCGCATGCCGAAGAAGCCAAGAAGCTGCTGACCTGGATCTCCTCGCCGGAATTCGCCGAAATCTACGCCAACGCGCTGCCGGGCTTCTTCAGCCTGAACTCGACGCCGGTGAAGATGGCCGATCCGCTCGCCCAGGAATTCGTCTCCTGGCGCGAAAAGTGCAAGCCGACGATCCGCTCGACCTACCAGATCCTGTCGCGCGGCACGCCGAACCTGGAAAACGAGACCTGGGTCGAATCGGCCAACGTGATCAACGGCACGGATACGCCTGAGGTTGCCGCCGAGAAGCTGCAGAAGGGCCTCGACGGCTGGTACAAGCCGGCGAAGTAAGACGTAAGCGCAACAGGTTCCCTCCCCTTGACGGGGGAGGGTCGGCCCTACAGCGCCGCACGTCCTGGACGTGCATAGAGCACCTTAAGCCGGATGGATTTAAGGATGCCGTGGGGACCGGGCGGGGCGACATGCCGAATGACGGCACTCCCCCAGCCGAAGCGTCACCGGCCTCCCCCAGTGGGAGGCCGCCGACGCAGTCGTTTGCAAAAGAACGCGATAGACTTAACCTTCGTCATGAGCCCTCGATAAAGGGGCAGACGGCATGCGGCGCGACCGGCCGCGT
The nucleotide sequence above comes from Ensifer sp. PDNC004. Encoded proteins:
- the nagA gene encoding N-acetylglucosamine-6-phosphate deacetylase, encoding MSERKAITGARLFDGVEWHDGCALVIEAGRVKAIVASADVPADAERIDAHGMLLVPGFIDLQVNGGGGALLNEEPTVEGIRQICSAHAKFGTTALLPTLITDTREIRSATIKAGLEAKAAGVPGFLGLHLEGPHLSVVRKGAHDPKLIRPMDDADLAEMLDCARALGVLMVTVAPENATKEQVRALTDAGVVVSLGHTDVGYETAVAYAKAGARTVTHLFNAMSGLGHREPGVVGAALATGTLHAGMIADGYHVEPASMGVALRAKVGPGQIFLVTDAMSPIGTDMKSFQLNGREILREGGRLTLADGTLAGADIDMLSSVRFVHEKLGLPVEEALRMASAYPADAMGLATHKGRLKPGADADFVLLTPELGMGSTWIGGTQVYAA
- a CDS encoding SIS domain-containing protein, with product MQTNMRREIDEIPEAAQRLLERSADQLKAAGAALRAKDPAFLVTIARGSSDHAALFLKYAIELQAGVPVASLGPSLASIYGAKLKLGGAAAIAISQSGKSPDIVAMAKAATDAGAVSIALTNTLPSPISEACTNPLDILAGPEFAVAATKSYVNSIVAGLAVLGEWTGDAALQRAVADLPNQFAKAVKLDWQAFADDLGEAESLYVLGRGPALAIASEAALKFKETSGMHAEAYSAAEVLHGPVALVGAKFPVLTLAARDAAETSVAGIADGMAEKGAVVHATSNLAAKAKRLPFVETGHPITDALTLILPFYGFVEAWSRSRGLNPDAPASLKKVTETR
- a CDS encoding GntR family transcriptional regulator, which gives rise to MTHQLASILPLEGLQSGGSGPLYLKLRQSLEDAIQSGKLNHGDALPPERDLADYANISRVTVRKAVDDLVRDGLLVRRHGSGTFVVKPVSKVQQSLSRLTSFTEDMARRGLNTHARWLERGLFHPSPDEMMALGLPADALVARLGRLRIADDMPLAIERASISAEFLPDPQAVTSSLYTALDKTRSRPVRAVQRISACNIKDPDASMLGVAVGSAGLSIERVSYLASGRVVEFTRSLYRGDAYDFVAELTLSES
- a CDS encoding N-acetylglucosamine kinase, which encodes MANYLIGIDGGGTSCRAAVATADGRILGRGKSGAANILTDPETALANIGEAARAAFVEAGLDPLGISAAKAIVGVAGHNVGDAVHYVKRRLPFAAADIESDGLIALQGALGNRDGAVAILGTGSIYILRQGETVSYVGGWGFTIGDHGSGARIGHALLQESLLAFDNIHEASAVTASVLAEFNNDARDVVDFARLAKPGEFGRYAPRVFEGAASGDPVAVRILKAAALTVDEALDVVVARGCDRLCLLGGLAPLYRPWLADRHQALLVEAEADALTGSVAVAAQRFGTQARAGA
- a CDS encoding N-acetylmuramic acid 6-phosphate etherase, whose amino-acid sequence is MPSAKTEERHDNAKGLDLMHPALALRLLASGQQAAAKAVDAAIESISAAASIAAESLASGRRLAYAGAGSSGLMAMADALELPGTYGIAQDQIVVLLAGGTASLSDLAGGYEDDMDLAREDVRKAGIGAGDCLVSVSASGSTPYALAAADEARKLGAKVIGVANNPGAALFKDADVSILLQTPPEVVSGSTRMGAGTAQKIAFNMFSTLVGIQLGHVLDGHMVNLRADNIKLHGRAIRIVTDITGISAAEAGRLINMASGSVKVAILLASGAKDVAVAEAALKETRQNLRQAIDIVSA
- a CDS encoding ABC transporter substrate-binding protein, with protein sequence MIRTTIKGLLLASSILGTAGLAHAEDVTLTIESWRNDDLAIWQEKLIPAFEAKHPGIKVKFAPTAPTEYNAALNAKLDAGSAGDLITCRPFDASLELYNKKHLADLTGLAGMENFSPVAKSAWTTDDGKATFCVPMASVIHGFIYNKDAFDQLGIQIPTTEAEFFAALDKIKADGNYIPMAMGTKDLWEAATMGYQNIGPTYWKGEEGRAKLIKGEEKLTDDAWVEPYRVLAKWKDYLGDGFEAQTYPDSQNLFTLGRAAIYPAGSWEIGLFNTQAQFKMGAFPPPVKNAGDACYISDHNDIGVGLNAKSAHAEEAKKLLTWISSPEFAEIYANALPGFFSLNSTPVKMADPLAQEFVSWREKCKPTIRSTYQILSRGTPNLENETWVESANVINGTDTPEVAAEKLQKGLDGWYKPAK